From Nonlabens sp. Ci31, the proteins below share one genomic window:
- the lpxK gene encoding tetraacyldisaccharide 4'-kinase gives MQELRLLLYPFSVLYDGITSLRNYAFDRGILEQKEYQIPIIAVGNLSTGGTGKTPMIEYLIRHFTGKKIGVLSRGYGRNTSGYIELSENDSTERAGDEPLQIKRKFKNLIVSAVCEKRVDGIERLLKEHQLDLILLDDAFQHRYVKASHYVLLTSYDMLYVDDYLLPAGNLRESRKGAQRAQTIIVTKCPADISAIQRNEVKLKLKLLPGQQVYFSYIGYEKELQGVDHKILLDGLRGKKVTVVTGIAKPKPFLKHLKGFIKIEHLNYSDHHDFTLQEVETIRNKKLVITTEKDFMRLKKHELRNLYYLPIQTEFVGKEPVL, from the coding sequence ATGCAAGAGTTAAGACTTTTATTATATCCTTTTTCTGTTCTTTATGACGGTATAACCTCTTTGCGTAATTATGCTTTTGACAGAGGAATTCTAGAGCAAAAGGAATATCAGATACCCATCATCGCTGTAGGTAACTTAAGTACTGGAGGTACAGGTAAGACTCCTATGATTGAGTATCTCATCAGACATTTTACTGGTAAAAAGATAGGTGTTTTGAGTCGGGGCTATGGTCGTAATACTTCTGGTTACATAGAGCTTTCTGAAAATGATTCAACAGAGCGAGCAGGTGATGAGCCTTTGCAGATCAAAAGAAAGTTTAAAAACTTAATTGTAAGTGCGGTTTGTGAAAAACGAGTTGATGGAATAGAAAGGCTTCTTAAAGAACATCAGTTAGATTTGATATTGCTCGATGACGCGTTCCAACACAGATATGTAAAAGCGAGTCATTATGTGTTATTGACAAGTTATGACATGTTGTACGTGGATGATTATCTGTTGCCGGCTGGTAATTTGAGAGAATCTCGCAAAGGAGCGCAGCGTGCACAAACCATTATTGTTACTAAATGTCCAGCTGATATTTCTGCTATTCAAAGGAATGAGGTTAAGCTAAAGCTGAAGTTGTTGCCGGGACAACAGGTGTATTTTTCCTACATAGGCTATGAAAAAGAACTTCAAGGAGTGGATCATAAAATCCTTCTTGATGGACTAAGAGGTAAAAAGGTAACGGTGGTCACAGGAATCGCAAAGCCAAAACCTTTTCTAAAGCATTTAAAAGGTTTTATTAAAATAGAACATCTCAATTATAGTGATCATCATGATTTCACCTTGCAAGAAGTGGAAACTATTAGGAATAAAAAACTAGTGATTACAACAGAAAAGGATTTCATGAGATTAAAAAAACATGAGCTTAGAAACCTTTATTACTTGCCTATTCAAACAGAATTTGTGGGTAAAGAACCGGTGTTATAG
- a CDS encoding Nif3-like dinuclear metal center hexameric protein: MKIKDVIAHLEVLAPRFYAEDFDNTGLLTGEKTTDLTGILVTLDCLENVVDEAIDNNCNLIVSFHPIIFSGLKHLQPDDYVRKAVVKAIKNDIAIYATHTALDLAKGGVSYRMAQEMGLNNVKTLIPKSQLIKKLVTYIPQDHFEEVKEALFAAGAGTLGNYSECSFSTDGEGTFRGNEWSKPQLGEALKRSTVKEKALSITFLPHLEAAIKATLINFHPYEEVSFEISTLENSYQNIGMGVIGDLAEALETEEFLRKTKSVFKTGVVRSSFSRKRTIKKVALLGGSGAFAIKNALQSGADAYITADLKYHDFFQGQDLLLCDVGHYESEQFTKNLLHEYLKEKFSNFAVLCAQARTNPVNYF, from the coding sequence ATGAAGATTAAAGATGTTATTGCACATCTAGAAGTTCTTGCTCCAAGATTTTATGCAGAAGATTTTGATAATACGGGATTACTGACTGGAGAAAAAACCACTGATTTAACGGGGATCTTAGTCACTCTAGACTGTCTAGAAAATGTTGTTGATGAGGCGATTGACAATAATTGCAACCTTATCGTAAGCTTCCATCCGATTATTTTTTCTGGTTTGAAACACTTGCAGCCTGATGACTACGTGCGCAAAGCTGTAGTTAAGGCAATTAAGAACGATATCGCCATCTATGCTACTCATACCGCTCTAGACCTTGCAAAAGGCGGTGTGAGTTATAGAATGGCCCAAGAAATGGGCTTGAACAATGTCAAGACTTTAATTCCTAAATCACAACTCATTAAGAAATTAGTTACCTATATACCGCAGGACCACTTTGAGGAGGTAAAGGAGGCACTATTTGCAGCTGGGGCTGGCACACTAGGCAATTATTCAGAATGCAGTTTTTCTACCGATGGTGAAGGCACCTTTAGAGGGAATGAATGGAGTAAACCGCAGCTAGGGGAAGCATTAAAAAGAAGTACTGTAAAAGAAAAAGCACTTTCTATAACATTTTTACCTCATTTAGAAGCTGCAATAAAAGCTACTTTGATAAATTTTCATCCTTATGAAGAGGTTTCTTTTGAGATTTCCACCCTAGAAAACAGCTATCAAAACATAGGAATGGGCGTTATTGGCGATTTAGCAGAAGCCTTAGAAACAGAAGAATTTTTAAGGAAAACAAAGTCGGTATTTAAAACAGGGGTTGTAAGAAGCTCGTTTTCACGAAAGCGAACTATCAAGAAAGTCGCTCTACTAGGAGGATCAGGAGCATTTGCTATAAAAAACGCCTTGCAATCTGGAGCTGATGCTTATATCACAGCCGATCTTAAATATCATGATTTCTTTCAAGGCCAAGACCTCCTATTATGTGATGTGGGACATTATGAAAGCGAGCAGTTTACAAAAAACCTTTTACATGAATATCTTAAAGAAAAATTTAGTAATTTTGCAGTCCTTTGTGCACAAGCGCGAACAAACCCAGTTAATTATTTTTAA
- a CDS encoding ATP-binding protein, translating into MQYITYGQENYVSKPTQQRVVNIILEKAQVALQKANYSEANELIASASEIAKDSTIYAEVEMVKVSYYNQTGQLENAKNTIDQLAPHFDKTSTDYARLLLLKSDFLMNSNLLVEAQDAILKSQVILAQNRDIELSYNLQLKQAALDFKVKKYNQAKKNLEELLPKLLDNKQFHSAAKAQLELFRITFIKGEYIVSKNYLAQSIALSEKYEFNTLLKESYLLNSELLKNEGEFENSITYLEKYTVIYNMETASVQKTASIIELAELKKTNKALTDSNNEKTQKLKGRDTSYILLCIFITLLSLLTLSLFKNNKLRAKSNDVLENKNLALIDERDRAKDATKIKADFLSTITHELRTPMYAVTGLTHLLLEKDPRNDQKEHLETLQSSGEYLLSLIDNILDFNKLEANKVELETIPFDLNKRVNDISLSLKGQATDRNNNLHIEYDDSIPSRLQGDPVKISQILINLIGNAIKFTKDGDIYIRVHKVNARSGKCLINFEIEDNGKGISEEKQIAIFENFTQEGSSTTREYGGTGLGLAIVKNLVTLMGGDIRLYSKVDSGSKFSFEIWFELPDSNKFYDERQYPHISNNKRLHPTTPGTKIKDVLKTPVAQTTNSSNEMNKNKIQNTGTAKDGVLNEKQATPSELSNKQILIVEDNKINQMITRKILEGKNFSCEVANNGEEAVQAAKSKKYDLILMDIHMPIKDGKEATREIRTFDREIPIIALTAVTLNESEKEFYEIGFDDIIPKPFKMHEFFEKIQKVFTNYEVL; encoded by the coding sequence ATGCAATATATAACCTATGGACAAGAAAACTATGTGTCAAAACCTACACAACAAAGGGTCGTTAATATCATACTAGAAAAAGCTCAGGTTGCTTTACAAAAGGCAAACTATTCAGAAGCTAACGAACTGATCGCTAGTGCCAGCGAAATCGCTAAAGACTCTACTATTTATGCAGAGGTTGAAATGGTAAAAGTGTCTTACTATAATCAAACAGGCCAGTTAGAAAATGCAAAAAATACAATAGACCAGTTGGCCCCGCATTTTGATAAAACTTCTACAGACTATGCTAGACTGTTACTTTTAAAATCAGATTTTTTAATGAATTCCAACCTCTTAGTAGAGGCACAAGATGCCATTTTAAAATCCCAAGTCATACTAGCTCAAAACCGAGATATAGAGCTAAGTTATAACCTTCAGCTTAAACAAGCAGCATTAGATTTTAAAGTTAAAAAATACAATCAAGCAAAAAAGAATTTAGAAGAATTACTGCCTAAATTATTAGACAACAAACAGTTTCATTCTGCAGCAAAAGCACAATTAGAACTTTTTCGCATCACTTTTATAAAAGGAGAATATATAGTATCTAAGAATTACCTCGCTCAAAGCATAGCGCTTTCTGAAAAATATGAATTTAATACCTTACTCAAAGAAAGTTATCTCCTCAACTCTGAATTATTAAAAAACGAGGGGGAGTTCGAAAATAGTATAACTTATTTAGAGAAGTATACCGTTATTTACAATATGGAAACTGCTTCTGTTCAAAAAACTGCTTCGATCATTGAGCTTGCAGAGTTGAAAAAAACGAATAAAGCATTAACGGACTCTAACAATGAAAAGACTCAAAAACTTAAAGGACGTGACACCAGTTATATTTTACTTTGTATTTTTATAACCCTACTCTCTTTACTTACCTTATCATTATTTAAAAATAATAAACTTAGAGCAAAAAGTAATGATGTATTAGAAAATAAAAATTTGGCGCTTATAGATGAAAGAGATAGAGCTAAAGACGCTACAAAAATCAAGGCAGACTTCCTTTCAACCATTACCCATGAATTAAGAACCCCTATGTATGCCGTGACTGGTTTGACCCATTTATTATTAGAAAAAGATCCTAGAAATGATCAAAAAGAACATCTAGAAACTTTACAATCTTCTGGTGAATACCTGCTATCCTTGATTGATAATATTTTAGATTTTAACAAATTAGAAGCTAATAAAGTGGAGTTAGAAACAATACCTTTTGATCTTAATAAAAGAGTAAATGACATTAGCTTATCCCTGAAAGGGCAAGCTACAGACCGCAATAACAATCTTCATATTGAATACGATGATAGTATTCCTTCTAGACTACAAGGAGATCCTGTAAAAATCTCTCAGATTCTCATCAACCTTATAGGCAACGCCATCAAGTTCACTAAGGATGGCGATATTTATATAAGAGTTCATAAAGTAAATGCCAGATCAGGTAAATGTTTGATTAATTTTGAGATAGAAGATAATGGAAAAGGAATCTCTGAAGAAAAACAGATCGCTATTTTTGAAAACTTTACGCAAGAGGGAAGCAGTACAACTAGAGAATACGGTGGAACAGGTTTAGGACTTGCCATTGTGAAAAACTTGGTAACCCTAATGGGTGGTGATATAAGGCTCTATAGCAAGGTAGACAGCGGTAGTAAATTTTCCTTTGAAATATGGTTTGAACTTCCAGATTCTAATAAATTTTACGATGAAAGACAATACCCTCATATTTCTAATAATAAACGCCTCCATCCAACTACTCCAGGCACAAAGATTAAGGATGTTTTAAAAACTCCTGTTGCTCAAACTACAAACTCTTCCAATGAGATGAATAAAAATAAAATACAAAATACTGGAACAGCAAAAGATGGTGTACTAAATGAAAAACAGGCCACACCTTCTGAGTTATCAAACAAACAAATATTAATCGTTGAGGATAATAAAATCAATCAAATGATTACAAGAAAAATTCTTGAAGGAAAGAATTTTTCTTGTGAGGTAGCTAATAATGGAGAAGAGGCCGTGCAAGCAGCAAAATCTAAAAAGTATGATTTGATCTTAATGGATATTCACATGCCCATTAAAGACGGAAAAGAAGCGACTAGAGAGATAAGAACCTTTGATAGAGAAATTCCTATTATAGCTCTTACTGCGGTTACTTTAAATGAATCTGAAAAAGAATTCTACGAAATAGGGTTTGATGACATCATTCCTAAGCCCTTTAAAATGCACGAATTCTTTGAAAAAATACAGAAGGTATTCACTAATTATGAAGTCCTATAA